A genome region from Streptomyces sp. S4.7 includes the following:
- a CDS encoding zinc-dependent alcohol dehydrogenase family protein, with protein MRAAIVEGVGKVSVTTVPDPTPGPRDVVVSVAACGICGTDLHILQGEFAPTLPILPGHEFAGEVVGVGADVTELVVGDKVAVDPSLYCHECRYCRAGRGNLCDRWNAIGVSVPGGAAEFAVAPVANCVKLPDHVDVRDAALIEPLSCAVRGYDVLSSTLGADVLIYGSGTMGLMMLELAKRTGAAGVDMLDVNPERLATASKLGCSRAAASAEEFDRPGGWDVVIDATGNAGAIQDGLGRVAKGGTFLQFGVSDYATKAVIEPYKIYNQEITITGSMAVLHSYERAAALFATGVLDPAVFISDRLPLEQYPQAIERFKAGQGRKIVVEP; from the coding sequence ATGAGGGCAGCGATCGTCGAGGGTGTCGGCAAGGTGTCCGTCACCACGGTCCCCGATCCGACCCCGGGCCCGCGCGACGTCGTCGTGTCCGTCGCCGCGTGCGGCATCTGTGGCACCGATCTGCACATCCTCCAGGGCGAGTTCGCGCCGACCCTGCCGATCCTGCCGGGCCACGAGTTCGCCGGTGAGGTCGTGGGCGTCGGTGCCGACGTCACGGAGCTGGTCGTGGGCGACAAGGTCGCCGTCGACCCGTCCCTGTACTGCCACGAGTGCCGTTACTGCCGGGCCGGTCGCGGCAACCTCTGCGACCGGTGGAACGCGATCGGGGTCTCCGTGCCCGGCGGCGCCGCCGAGTTCGCCGTCGCGCCCGTGGCCAACTGCGTCAAACTCCCCGACCACGTGGACGTGCGGGACGCGGCGCTCATCGAGCCGCTGTCGTGCGCCGTACGCGGCTACGACGTCCTGAGCAGCACGCTCGGTGCCGACGTGCTGATCTACGGCTCGGGCACGATGGGTCTGATGATGCTGGAGCTGGCCAAGCGCACCGGCGCCGCGGGCGTCGACATGCTGGACGTCAACCCCGAGCGGCTGGCCACCGCGTCGAAGCTCGGCTGCTCACGGGCGGCCGCCTCGGCGGAGGAGTTCGACCGGCCCGGCGGCTGGGACGTCGTCATCGACGCGACCGGCAACGCGGGCGCCATCCAGGACGGCCTCGGCCGGGTGGCCAAGGGAGGAACGTTCCTTCAGTTCGGTGTCTCGGACTACGCGACGAAGGCCGTCATCGAGCCGTACAAGATCTACAACCAGGAGATCACCATCACCGGCTCGATGGCGGTGCTGCACAGCTACGAGCGGGCCGCCGCGCTGTTCGCCACCGGGGTCCTCGACCCCGCGGTGTTCATCAGCGACCGGCTGCCGCTGGAGCAGTACCCGCAGGCCATCGAGCGGTTCAAGGCGGGCCAGGGCCGCAAGATCGTGGTGGAGCCGTGA
- a CDS encoding carbohydrate ABC transporter permease, which produces MPSKALAGKARSPLAPPASFLWTRRIILAFLTAFALLPVYVMVSSSLKPLEDVTGKFQWIPSEITIRPYFDIWDTVPLAHYFVNSLIVAGAATVLSVTIAVFSAYAVSRYRFRGKRVFTVTVLSTQMFPGILFLLPLFLIFVKIGNSTGVALYGSRGGLILTYLTFSLPFSIWMLIGYFDSIPRDLDEAAMVDGCGPFGALFRVVVPAAIPGIVAVSVYAFMTAWGEVLFASVMTNDETRTLAVGLQGYATQNDVYWNQIMAASLVVSVPVVAGFLLLQRYLVAGLTAGAVK; this is translated from the coding sequence GTGCCGTCTAAGGCCCTGGCCGGCAAGGCCAGATCTCCCCTCGCTCCTCCGGCGTCCTTCCTCTGGACCCGCCGGATCATCCTGGCGTTCCTCACCGCCTTCGCGCTGCTGCCCGTCTATGTGATGGTCAGCAGTTCGCTGAAGCCGCTGGAGGACGTGACGGGCAAGTTCCAGTGGATACCGTCCGAGATCACCATCCGGCCGTACTTCGACATCTGGGACACCGTCCCGCTCGCGCACTACTTCGTGAACTCGCTGATCGTGGCGGGCGCGGCGACGGTGCTGTCGGTGACGATCGCGGTGTTCTCCGCGTACGCCGTGAGCCGCTACCGGTTCAGGGGCAAGCGCGTCTTCACCGTCACGGTGCTCTCCACACAGATGTTCCCGGGGATCCTCTTCCTGCTCCCGCTGTTCCTGATCTTCGTCAAAATCGGCAACAGCACGGGCGTCGCCCTGTACGGGTCCAGGGGCGGGCTCATCCTCACCTATCTGACGTTCTCGCTGCCCTTCTCCATCTGGATGCTGATCGGGTACTTCGACTCCATCCCGAGAGATCTGGACGAGGCGGCGATGGTGGACGGCTGCGGTCCGTTCGGCGCGCTGTTCCGGGTGGTCGTACCGGCCGCGATCCCCGGCATCGTGGCCGTGTCGGTCTACGCGTTCATGACGGCCTGGGGAGAAGTGCTCTTCGCGTCGGTGATGACGAACGACGAGACCCGCACGCTCGCCGTCGGTCTCCAGGGCTACGCCACCCAAAACGACGTGTACTGGAACCAGATCATGGCGGCGTCGCTGGTCGTCAGCGTGCCCGTCGTCGCCGGTTTCCTGCTCCTCCAGCGCTATCTCGTCGCCGGTCTGACGGCGGGAGCGGTGAAGTGA
- a CDS encoding sugar ABC transporter permease produces MTSTVTPPVRKTGSGADRGDGGARRRRLPRIPDRIRHGGLPYLLLLPAVLLELLVHIVPMVIGIVMSFRELTQFYINNWDKAPWRAFDNYKIVVDFDAPLGEALLHSFYVTCLFTVITVGLSWLFGMAAAIMLQENFRGRGLLRAVFLTPYALPVYAAVITWAFMFQRDNGIINHVLHDQLGLTDEPSFWLIGDNSFIALVVVAVWKSWPFAFLMLMAGLQNIPRELYEAASIDGAGVWQQIRKITLPSLRPVNQVLVLVLFLWTFNDFNTPYVLFGDSAPEAANLISIHIYQSSFVTWNFGTGSAMSVLLLLFLLLVTAVYLVATSRGRKGSGAV; encoded by the coding sequence ATGACGTCCACCGTGACTCCCCCCGTACGCAAGACGGGCAGCGGCGCGGACCGGGGCGACGGGGGTGCGCGGCGGCGGCGTCTGCCGCGTATCCCCGACCGGATCCGCCACGGCGGGCTGCCCTACCTGCTGCTGCTCCCCGCCGTCCTGCTCGAACTGCTCGTGCACATCGTCCCGATGGTGATCGGGATCGTCATGAGCTTCCGCGAACTGACGCAGTTCTACATCAACAACTGGGACAAGGCGCCGTGGCGGGCGTTCGACAACTACAAGATCGTCGTCGACTTCGACGCCCCGCTCGGCGAGGCGCTGCTCCACTCCTTCTACGTCACCTGCCTCTTCACGGTCATCACGGTCGGCCTGTCCTGGCTGTTCGGCATGGCCGCGGCGATCATGCTCCAGGAGAACTTCCGCGGCCGGGGGCTGCTGCGGGCCGTCTTCCTCACGCCGTACGCGCTGCCCGTGTACGCCGCCGTCATCACCTGGGCGTTCATGTTCCAGCGCGACAACGGCATCATCAACCACGTCCTGCACGACCAGCTCGGCCTCACCGACGAGCCGTCCTTCTGGCTGATCGGTGACAACAGCTTCATCGCGCTCGTCGTCGTCGCGGTCTGGAAGTCCTGGCCGTTCGCCTTCCTCATGCTGATGGCCGGGCTCCAGAACATCCCGCGCGAGCTGTACGAGGCGGCGTCCATCGACGGCGCGGGCGTCTGGCAGCAGATCCGCAAGATCACCCTGCCGTCGCTGCGGCCGGTCAACCAGGTGCTGGTGCTGGTGCTGTTCCTGTGGACGTTCAACGACTTCAACACGCCGTACGTACTGTTCGGCGACTCGGCGCCCGAGGCGGCCAACCTGATCTCGATCCATATCTACCAGTCGTCGTTCGTCACCTGGAACTTCGGTACGGGCTCCGCGATGTCCGTCCTGCTGCTGCTCTTCCTGCTGCTGGTGACGGCGGTCTACCTGGTGGCCACCTCGCGCGGAAGGAAGGGCTCCGGTGCCGTCTAA
- a CDS encoding carbohydrate ABC transporter permease, protein MSTLSAPKTAGAPGKASTPAQHQDKYGPAARRAKRRSTALGLLAWVIGIVFCFPALWMLLTSLHSESDAATNPPSLTAPLTFDNFSAFFGAEGGASPWPPLINSVTASVFSTLFVLVLALPAAYALSIKPVRKWTDVMFFFLSTKMLPVVAGLLPVYLFAKNVGMLDNIWLLVILYTSMNLPIAVWMMQSFLADVPVSIIEAAQVDGARVPTVLMRVVAPVAAPGIAATALICFIFSWNELLFARVLTGVTAQTAPVFLTGFVTSQGLFLAQLCAASVVVSLPVLAAGFAAQDKLVQGLSLGAVK, encoded by the coding sequence ATGAGCACACTCTCCGCACCGAAGACCGCCGGCGCCCCCGGCAAGGCGTCCACCCCCGCCCAGCACCAGGACAAGTACGGCCCCGCGGCCCGGCGCGCCAAGCGGCGCTCCACCGCGCTGGGTCTGCTGGCCTGGGTGATCGGTATCGTCTTCTGCTTCCCCGCGCTGTGGATGCTTCTGACGTCCCTGCACTCGGAGTCGGACGCGGCGACCAACCCGCCGTCCCTCACCGCGCCGCTGACCTTCGACAACTTCAGCGCGTTCTTCGGCGCCGAGGGCGGTGCGAGCCCCTGGCCGCCGCTCATCAACTCGGTGACGGCCTCCGTGTTCTCCACCCTGTTCGTCCTCGTGCTGGCGCTGCCGGCGGCGTACGCGCTGTCCATCAAGCCCGTCCGCAAGTGGACGGACGTGATGTTCTTCTTCCTCTCCACGAAGATGCTGCCGGTGGTCGCCGGACTGCTGCCGGTCTATCTCTTCGCGAAGAACGTGGGGATGCTGGACAACATCTGGCTGCTCGTCATCCTCTACACCTCGATGAATCTGCCGATCGCGGTCTGGATGATGCAGTCCTTCCTCGCGGACGTGCCGGTCTCCATCATCGAGGCCGCGCAGGTGGACGGCGCCCGGGTGCCCACCGTCCTGATGCGGGTGGTGGCGCCCGTCGCCGCCCCCGGTATCGCCGCGACGGCGCTGATCTGCTTCATCTTCAGCTGGAACGAACTGCTCTTCGCCAGGGTCCTGACCGGCGTCACAGCTCAGACAGCGCCCGTCTTCCTGACCGGATTCGTCACCAGCCAGGGCCTCTTCCTCGCCCAGCTGTGCGCCGCGTCCGTCGTCGTGTCACTGCCGGTGCTCGCCGCCGGCTTCGCCGCCCAGGACAAGCTCGTCCAGGGCCTTTCTCTTGGAGCCGTCAAATGA
- a CDS encoding ROK family transcriptional regulator: protein MAERDRRTVRDLRRGNRARVLQRLYFDGPLSRQELGPATGLSSGSISNVVTELAAERLLEEAGVVDSDGGRPRTLLRVAPGGALLIGIDIGETRVRVELFDLSLTELARTERLLAQHGHDVERIVAHVRTGVAHVLRDAGADPRELLGIGIGVPGIIERDGPEGAVVHGQTMGWSAVPFEKLLRAAVDIPAEVPLFIDNGAKTLGQAEMWFGGGRGTGTAAIALIGSGVGASVIHGGEGGTLDENQRSSALEWGHTTVQMRGRRCRCGSIGCLEAYAGAEAMRERWQEAGGPLPADADDETALAALLGAAFPPPGGAAPDPVAVALLDETAECLGAAVADLINLFLPERVLLGGWAGLLIGPHLLPDIRRYAREYALRHTAARATVEMGRLGPDAVTVGAATLPLTDFLARGGTRPLPPAPDTGPPPRWARAPT from the coding sequence ATGGCCGAGCGGGACAGAAGAACAGTGCGTGACCTGCGCAGGGGCAACCGGGCGAGGGTGTTGCAACGGTTGTATTTCGACGGGCCCCTGAGCCGTCAGGAGCTCGGCCCCGCCACCGGACTGAGTTCAGGTTCCATCAGCAACGTCGTCACCGAACTCGCCGCCGAACGCCTCCTGGAGGAGGCGGGCGTGGTCGACTCCGACGGCGGCAGGCCGCGCACGCTGCTGCGCGTTGCTCCCGGCGGCGCGCTCCTCATCGGCATCGACATCGGGGAGACCCGCGTCCGTGTCGAACTCTTCGATCTGTCCCTGACCGAACTCGCCCGCACCGAGAGGCTGTTGGCCCAGCACGGCCACGACGTCGAACGCATCGTCGCGCACGTGCGCACCGGCGTCGCCCATGTCCTGCGCGACGCCGGTGCCGACCCGCGCGAACTCCTCGGCATCGGCATCGGTGTCCCCGGCATCATCGAACGCGACGGCCCCGAGGGCGCGGTCGTCCACGGCCAGACCATGGGCTGGAGCGCGGTGCCCTTCGAGAAACTGCTGCGTGCCGCCGTCGACATACCCGCCGAGGTCCCGCTCTTCATCGACAACGGCGCCAAGACGCTGGGCCAGGCGGAGATGTGGTTCGGCGGCGGGCGGGGGACCGGCACCGCCGCGATCGCGCTCATCGGCTCCGGCGTCGGCGCCAGCGTGATTCACGGTGGCGAAGGCGGCACGCTCGACGAGAACCAGCGCAGCAGCGCGCTCGAATGGGGCCACACCACCGTGCAGATGCGGGGCCGGCGCTGCCGCTGCGGCTCCATCGGCTGCCTGGAGGCGTACGCGGGCGCGGAGGCGATGCGCGAGCGCTGGCAGGAGGCGGGGGGCCCGCTGCCGGCCGACGCGGACGACGAGACGGCGCTGGCGGCCCTGCTGGGCGCGGCCTTTCCGCCGCCGGGCGGGGCGGCGCCGGACCCGGTCGCGGTGGCGCTGCTCGACGAGACCGCCGAGTGCCTCGGGGCCGCGGTGGCCGACCTGATCAATCTGTTCCTGCCGGAACGGGTGCTCCTCGGCGGGTGGGCGGGCCTTCTGATCGGCCCGCACCTGCTGCCGGACATCCGCCGCTACGCCCGTGAGTACGCACTGCGGCACACCGCGGCGCGGGCGACGGTCGAGATGGGACGGCTCGGCCCCGACGCGGTGACGGTAGGCGCGGCGACGCTGCCCCTGACGGACTTCCTCGCCCGCGGCGGCACGCGCCCCCTGCCGCCGGCCCCGGACACGGGCCCCCCACCACGATGGGCCCGGGCCCCGACGTAG
- a CDS encoding GH1 family beta-glucosidase, which yields MNDLNALPHDFLWGVATAAYQIEGAVAEDGRSPSIWDTFSHTPGKVDNGDTGDIACDHYHRVPEDIGLMKRLGVGSYRFSLAWPRVVPGGDGPVNEAGIAFYDRLVDSLLEAGITPFATLYHWDLPQTLQDRGGWPARETAEHFAAYASVVAERLGDRVKDWATLNEPLCSAWIGHLEGRMAPGLTDIKAAVHASYHLHLGHGLAVQAIRAASSDARVGIVNNLSPIEAATDREADRAAAVRADGHINRWWLDPVHGRGYPQDMLDLYGVELPERPGDLETIAAPLDWLGLNYYFRQVVADDPAGPAPYAKQVYLPGVRHTAMDWEVHADGLEELLVRLTEEYGAQRVYVTENGSAYPDVLRDDGTVDDPERTRYLEEHLAACARAVRKGVPLAGYFAWSLLDNFEWAYGYDKRFGLVHVDYASQRRTIKSSGYRYAEIIRESAARKRWSVSGK from the coding sequence GTGAACGACCTCAACGCCCTCCCCCACGATTTCCTCTGGGGCGTCGCCACAGCCGCCTATCAGATCGAGGGCGCCGTCGCCGAGGACGGCCGCTCGCCCTCGATCTGGGACACCTTCTCCCACACCCCGGGCAAGGTCGACAACGGCGACACCGGGGACATCGCCTGTGACCACTACCACCGGGTGCCCGAGGACATCGGCCTCATGAAGCGGCTCGGGGTCGGCTCGTACCGCTTCTCGCTCGCCTGGCCGCGTGTCGTTCCCGGCGGGGACGGGCCGGTGAACGAGGCCGGGATCGCCTTCTACGACAGGCTGGTGGACAGCCTGCTGGAGGCGGGCATCACCCCCTTCGCCACGCTCTACCACTGGGACCTCCCGCAGACGCTCCAGGACCGCGGCGGCTGGCCGGCCCGCGAGACGGCCGAGCACTTCGCCGCCTACGCCTCCGTCGTCGCCGAGCGTCTGGGCGACCGGGTCAAGGACTGGGCGACCCTCAACGAGCCGCTGTGCTCCGCGTGGATCGGCCATCTGGAGGGCAGGATGGCGCCGGGTCTCACCGACATCAAGGCCGCGGTGCACGCCTCGTACCATCTGCACCTCGGTCACGGTCTCGCCGTCCAGGCCATCCGCGCGGCGTCCTCCGACGCCCGTGTCGGCATCGTGAACAACCTCAGTCCGATCGAGGCGGCCACCGACCGCGAGGCGGACCGGGCGGCGGCCGTGCGGGCCGACGGTCACATCAACCGCTGGTGGCTGGACCCGGTCCACGGGCGCGGCTACCCGCAGGACATGCTCGACCTTTACGGGGTGGAGCTGCCCGAGCGCCCCGGCGATCTGGAGACCATCGCCGCGCCGCTGGACTGGCTGGGGCTGAACTACTACTTCCGCCAGGTCGTCGCCGACGACCCGGCCGGGCCCGCGCCGTACGCCAAGCAGGTCTATCTGCCGGGCGTGCGCCACACGGCGATGGACTGGGAGGTGCACGCGGACGGCCTGGAGGAGCTGCTGGTGCGGCTGACCGAGGAGTACGGCGCACAGCGCGTGTACGTCACCGAGAACGGCTCGGCCTACCCGGACGTCCTGCGGGACGACGGCACGGTCGACGACCCGGAGCGCACCCGCTATCTGGAGGAGCATCTGGCGGCCTGCGCGCGTGCCGTACGCAAGGGGGTGCCGCTGGCCGGGTACTTCGCGTGGTCGCTGCTGGACAACTTCGAGTGGGCGTACGGCTACGACAAGCGGTTCGGCCTCGTCCACGTCGACTACGCGTCGCAGCGGCGGACGATCAAGTCCAGCGGATACCGGTACGCCGAGATCATCCGCGAGTCGGCGGCGCGCAAGCGCTGGAGCGTGTCCGGGAAGTAG
- a CDS encoding sugar ABC transporter permease, whose translation MSTSVSAAPPPAPPDPSPPAESRPPAAPRSGRARAWATRAPLLPALIFLIAVTQLPFVATLFISLFDWNSLNPDARSFAGLSNYGSVFTDADLRDSVFTTMLLTATVVIASVVLGLLLALLLDRKFMGRGFVRTLLITPFLLVPVSAALLWKHVLYNPEYGLLNGGWAWFTGLFGVEDPSQPDWISDMPLLAVEASLVWQWTPFMMLILLAGLQSRPLDMMEAARLDGANAWQMFAFLTLPHLRRYLELGVLLGSIYIVQNFDAVFTITAGGLGTANLPYTIYQTFYQAHEYGLASAAGVVVVIGTIVIATFALRVVSSLFSEEARRA comes from the coding sequence GTGAGCACTTCCGTCAGCGCGGCGCCGCCGCCCGCCCCGCCGGACCCGTCCCCGCCGGCCGAGTCCCGCCCCCCGGCGGCGCCCCGGTCCGGACGGGCCCGCGCCTGGGCCACCCGGGCCCCCCTTCTGCCGGCCCTGATCTTCCTGATCGCGGTCACCCAACTGCCCTTCGTGGCAACGCTGTTCATCTCGCTGTTCGACTGGAACTCGCTCAACCCGGACGCCCGCAGCTTCGCCGGACTGTCCAACTACGGCTCCGTGTTCACCGACGCGGACCTGCGTGACTCGGTCTTCACGACGATGCTGCTCACCGCCACCGTCGTGATCGCCAGCGTCGTGCTCGGACTGCTGCTCGCCCTGCTGCTCGACCGCAAGTTCATGGGCCGTGGCTTCGTCCGTACGCTGCTCATCACCCCGTTCCTGCTGGTGCCCGTCTCGGCGGCGCTGCTGTGGAAGCACGTGCTGTACAACCCCGAGTACGGCCTGCTGAACGGCGGTTGGGCCTGGTTCACCGGACTGTTCGGTGTCGAGGACCCGTCGCAGCCCGACTGGATCTCGGACATGCCGCTGCTCGCCGTCGAGGCGTCCCTCGTCTGGCAGTGGACGCCGTTCATGATGCTCATCCTGCTGGCCGGGCTCCAGAGCAGGCCGCTGGACATGATGGAGGCGGCGCGGCTCGACGGCGCGAACGCCTGGCAGATGTTCGCCTTCCTGACCCTGCCGCATCTGCGCCGCTACCTCGAACTCGGCGTCCTGCTCGGCTCGATCTACATCGTGCAGAACTTCGACGCCGTGTTCACCATCACCGCGGGCGGACTCGGCACGGCCAACCTCCCCTACACCATCTACCAGACCTTCTACCAGGCTCACGAGTACGGACTGGCCTCCGCGGCAGGCGTGGTCGTCGTGATCGGCACCATCGTGATCGCGACCTTCGCCCTGCGCGTCGTCTCGTCCCTCTTCAGTGAGGAGGCGAGGCGCGCATGA
- a CDS encoding carbohydrate kinase — MGEALIDLVPTAGDAEEHRAQPGGAPANVATGLARLSTPSWFAGALGNDGFARSIERRLVSAGVELGLCARPDLPTALAVADPGPEGTGYHFHLQHTATFQLPDRTDVERFAAVYVGGLAAVVEPAASAVVTTARAAAAGGSLLVVDPNVREDRTLDAEGGAAKLRELCELAQVVKASDEDLARLWPESAPEETCRRLAGGGRLVVLTRGSRGSTAYTGSAEPVSVPAVPVEVVNTIGAGDAFMAAMITWMVSGGVHPAAGAGEFTRAQALEMLGFASRVAASVVAQAGTEPSLPEARV, encoded by the coding sequence ATGGGCGAGGCGCTGATCGACCTGGTGCCGACGGCCGGCGACGCGGAGGAGCACCGGGCCCAGCCCGGCGGCGCCCCCGCGAACGTGGCCACCGGACTGGCCCGGCTCTCCACGCCGAGCTGGTTCGCCGGTGCCCTCGGAAACGACGGGTTCGCCCGGTCGATCGAGCGGCGGCTGGTCTCGGCGGGAGTCGAGCTCGGCCTCTGCGCCCGACCGGACCTCCCCACGGCGCTGGCCGTCGCGGACCCCGGCCCCGAGGGCACCGGCTACCACTTCCACCTCCAGCACACGGCGACCTTCCAGCTGCCCGACCGTACGGACGTGGAGCGCTTCGCCGCCGTGTACGTGGGCGGTCTCGCCGCCGTCGTCGAACCCGCGGCCTCGGCCGTGGTGACGACGGCGCGCGCCGCGGCGGCTGGCGGATCGCTGCTGGTGGTGGATCCGAACGTGCGCGAGGACCGCACGCTCGACGCGGAGGGCGGGGCGGCGAAGCTGCGCGAACTCTGCGAGCTGGCCCAGGTCGTCAAGGCCAGCGACGAGGACCTGGCGCGCCTGTGGCCGGAATCGGCGCCGGAGGAGACCTGCCGCAGGCTCGCCGGCGGCGGCCGACTGGTCGTCCTGACCAGGGGTTCGCGGGGCAGTACGGCCTACACCGGCTCCGCCGAACCGGTGTCCGTGCCCGCCGTGCCGGTCGAGGTGGTCAACACCATCGGCGCGGGTGACGCCTTCATGGCGGCGATGATCACCTGGATGGTCTCGGGCGGCGTCCACCCGGCCGCGGGCGCAGGTGAGTTCACCCGCGCACAGGCCCTGGAGATGCTGGGCTTCGCCTCGCGGGTGGCGGCCTCCGTGGTCGCCCAGGCGGGCACGGAGCCGTCGCTCCCGGAGGCGCGCGTCTGA
- a CDS encoding sugar ABC transporter substrate-binding protein translates to MRRIRAAAVITLTTALAATVTGCGGGTSTGEGGSNDSPKTLTYWASNQGPNIEADKKILTPELKKFEKETGIKVKLEVVPWSDLLTRILAATTSGQGPDVLNIGNTWSASLQATGALLPWDDKNFEAIGGRDRFVDSAVASAGAEGRPPAAVPLYSLAYALYYNKQMFADAGIDGPPATWDELVADGKKLSKDGKWALGAEGGNLSNNIHQVFALSQQHGADFFDASGEPTFTTDGNVAAVKQYVDFMAKDKIIAPGNAEYAQNQSLTDFAKGKTAMVLWQAAASTFASQGMEPEDWGAAPVPVPSGAPGADKQVNSMVAGINIAVFKNTKNVDGAKKFVKFMTSDAEQKLLNKTYGSIPPVAAAQADPAFAAPDLKVLRDTLAGSAAPLPQVPEESQFETAVGTAVKDLWADAASGTPVTTESVKKRLDKAQQQMQQ, encoded by the coding sequence ATGCGCCGAATCAGAGCCGCAGCAGTCATCACCCTCACCACCGCCCTCGCCGCCACCGTCACCGGATGCGGCGGCGGAACGTCCACCGGCGAGGGCGGCAGCAACGACTCGCCGAAGACCCTCACCTACTGGGCGTCCAACCAGGGCCCCAACATCGAGGCCGACAAGAAGATCCTCACTCCCGAGCTGAAGAAGTTCGAGAAGGAGACGGGGATCAAGGTGAAGCTAGAGGTGGTGCCCTGGTCCGATCTGCTCACCCGGATCCTGGCCGCCACCACGTCCGGGCAGGGCCCCGACGTACTGAACATCGGCAACACCTGGTCGGCCTCGCTCCAGGCGACCGGCGCGCTGCTGCCGTGGGACGACAAGAACTTCGAGGCGATAGGCGGCCGGGACCGCTTCGTCGACTCGGCGGTCGCCTCGGCCGGCGCCGAGGGCCGGCCCCCGGCGGCCGTACCGCTGTACTCGCTCGCCTACGCGCTCTACTACAACAAGCAGATGTTCGCGGACGCCGGTATCGACGGGCCGCCCGCCACCTGGGACGAGCTGGTCGCCGACGGCAAGAAGCTGTCCAAGGACGGCAAGTGGGCGCTGGGTGCCGAGGGCGGCAACCTGTCGAACAACATCCACCAGGTCTTCGCGCTCAGCCAGCAGCACGGCGCCGACTTCTTCGACGCGTCGGGCGAGCCGACCTTCACCACCGACGGCAATGTGGCGGCGGTGAAGCAGTACGTCGACTTCATGGCCAAGGACAAGATCATCGCCCCGGGCAACGCGGAGTACGCCCAGAACCAGTCGCTGACCGACTTCGCCAAGGGCAAGACGGCGATGGTGCTGTGGCAGGCCGCGGCCTCGACGTTCGCCTCGCAGGGCATGGAGCCCGAGGACTGGGGCGCCGCGCCCGTGCCCGTACCGTCCGGCGCGCCCGGCGCCGACAAGCAGGTCAACTCGATGGTCGCCGGCATCAACATCGCCGTCTTCAAGAACACCAAGAACGTCGACGGCGCCAAGAAGTTCGTCAAGTTCATGACGAGCGACGCCGAACAGAAGCTCCTCAACAAGACCTACGGGTCGATCCCGCCCGTCGCCGCGGCCCAGGCCGACCCGGCGTTCGCCGCGCCCGACCTGAAGGTCCTGCGCGACACCCTCGCGGGCAGCGCGGCGCCGCTGCCCCAGGTGCCCGAGGAGTCGCAGTTCGAGACCGCCGTCGGGACCGCGGTCAAGGACCTGTGGGCGGACGCCGCCTCAGGGACCCCGGTGACGACCGAGTCCGTCAAGAAGCGGCTGGACAAGGCCCAGCAGCAGATGCAGCAGTGA